A stretch of the Dyella telluris genome encodes the following:
- a CDS encoding adenylate kinase: MRLVLLGPPGSGKGTQAARLKVELGVPHISTGDMLRAAVAAGTPTGLKAKAVMDAGKLVSDDILLAMLEERLSQDDVKNGFILDGYPRNLAQADALDHLLAKIGQPLDAVVKLDVPNEVIIGRCEIRFAAEHRKDDDPVVVRDRLKVYAEQTAPVADFFQRRGKLQVVDGVGELDEVTARVKRALDAGSAAANG; the protein is encoded by the coding sequence ATGCGACTCGTCCTACTCGGTCCGCCCGGTTCGGGCAAAGGCACCCAGGCTGCGCGTCTGAAGGTGGAACTCGGCGTTCCGCACATCTCGACCGGCGACATGCTTCGCGCGGCCGTGGCGGCCGGCACGCCGACGGGCCTGAAGGCAAAAGCGGTGATGGATGCAGGCAAGCTGGTGTCCGACGACATCCTGCTGGCCATGCTGGAAGAGCGCCTCTCGCAGGATGACGTCAAGAACGGCTTCATCCTGGACGGTTACCCGCGCAACCTGGCCCAGGCCGATGCGCTGGACCACCTGCTGGCCAAGATTGGCCAGCCGCTGGACGCCGTGGTAAAGCTCGACGTGCCCAATGAAGTGATCATCGGCCGCTGCGAAATCCGCTTCGCCGCCGAACACCGCAAGGACGACGATCCGGTCGTGGTGCGTGACCGCCTGAAGGTCTACGCCGAGCAGACGGCTCCGGTGGCCGACTTCTTCCAGCGCCGCGGCAAGCTGCAGGTGGTGGATGGCGTGGGTGAACTCGACGAGGTCACCGCCCGCGTCAAGCGTGCGCTCGACGCCGGGTCGGCAGCCGCCAACGGTTGA
- a CDS encoding VOC family protein: MPAPRIHIVTLGVSDLPRSREFYEAWGWKASSASNENIVFLKGEAGVLALYGREALAEDALVEDLPCGFSAITLARNATSKEEVDQWFATALTGGARELKTPEEAFWGGYSGYLADPDGHLWEFAFNPYFVFDEHGNLALPD; the protein is encoded by the coding sequence GTGCCCGCACCCCGGATCCACATCGTCACGCTGGGAGTCAGCGACCTCCCGCGCTCCCGCGAATTCTATGAGGCGTGGGGCTGGAAAGCCTCCTCGGCCAGCAACGAAAACATCGTGTTTCTGAAAGGCGAGGCCGGCGTGCTGGCCCTGTACGGCCGCGAGGCCCTGGCCGAGGACGCACTGGTCGAAGACCTGCCCTGCGGGTTTTCCGCCATCACGCTGGCCCGCAATGCCACCTCCAAGGAAGAGGTCGACCAATGGTTCGCCACCGCCCTGACCGGCGGCGCGCGCGAACTCAAGACCCCGGAAGAGGCGTTCTGGGGTGGCTACTCCGGTTACCTCGCCGACCCCGACGGGCACCTCTGGGAGTTCGCATTCAATCCCTACTTCGTGTTTGATGAGCACGGCAACCTCGCCCTGCCGGATTGA